The Neomonachus schauinslandi chromosome 11, ASM220157v2, whole genome shotgun sequence genomic sequence AGACCCTTCAAGACTGTCTGCTCAACGAAGAGTGTTTACTCAAAAGCACAAACTGCTTTGACATGGTCATGGATGCCGTTAAGTGTGTGCAAGGTTCTGGTGGACTCTTCCCTGATGCTCGGCCATCCACCAcggaaaaatacatatttgttcacAAAACTGAGGAAAATGGAGGCGACCAATATACATTTTGCTATAATATCAATAGTGACTCGTGGAAAGTGCTGCCACAGTCACATCTGATCGATTTGCCAGGGTCTAGTCTGTCTAGTTACGGAGAGAAAATATTCCTGACAGGAGGCTGCAAAGGGCCATGCTGCAGAACTGTCCGGCTTCATATCGCGGAGTCCTATCACGATGCGACCGATCAGACCTGGTGCTACTGTCCAGTGAAAAACGATTTCTTCCTGGTATCAACTATGAAGGCACCAAGAACCATGCACACGTCAGTTTTGGCTCTCAATAGATTATTTGTCATTGGTGGGAAGACCAGAGGGTCTCAGGACATTAAAAGTCTCTTAGATGTTGAGTCTTACAACCCTCTTTCCAAAGAATGGCTATCTGTTAGCCCGTTACCCCGGGGCATATACTATCCCGAAGCGAGTGCATGCCAGAATGTCATCTATGTTCTTGGATCAGAGGTAGAGATTACAGATGCCTTTAACCCATCACTCGACTGCTTCTTTAAATACAACGCGACCACTGACCAGTGGTCGGAACTGGTAGCAGAGTTCGGGCAGTTTTTTCATGCAACCCTGATTAAAGCTGTCCCGGTCAACTGCACGCTGTATATATGTGACCTTTCCACCTACAAGGTGTATAGTTTTTGTCCAGATACTTGCGTCTGGAAGGGGGAAGGCTCTTTTGAATGTGCAGGCTTTAACGCAGGTGCAGTTGGGATCGAAGATAAAATCTATATCTTAGGTGGTGATTACGCACCAGATGAAATCACAGATGAAGTGCAGGTCTACCACAGCAGTAGATCTGAATGGGAAGAAGTCTCACCGATGCCAAGAGCCTTAACTGAATTTTACTGCCAGGTGATTCGGTTCAATAAATACAGAGACCCGTGGTTTTCTAATCATTTCTGAAAGGAGCACAGTCTAAAATGATTCCAGGTCTAGAAACCTACTGTAAATCTGTTAACCTGTAGTTGGTAACAAGGTCTTTACCTCTTAGTAAAGTAAAATGTACCGTCTGTTAGAGAATCACTATGAATGTACAGCATATAGAACTTAGCAGTTGCCAGAAACTTTAAATACAAAGTACATTTACCAGACATtatattgaatataatttaatcGTGGAGAATCCAGAATACTTAGTATCCTCATATGTAAGTAAAACTCATAGGCATCGATGTCTTGATTTTTAGAGTAGTTTATCCATGAAAGACCAGTAAGAACAAAATCAGTGTTCACAGATTTGTACTATCTAGACAGGAAAAATCTCTTTAGGTAGTGGAAATGGATTACTTGCACACTATGTTAGGtgaagtgaaaattaaattacAGAGAGGTAAGAAGCCTGCCCTGTTACTACAGGAGTAAGAGGGGCTGAATTCCTATCCTTTCCAATCATGGCTTAGCTTCTTTTaagcccttccttttttttccaccatttgttgttttttttgttttgttttgtttttcgtcAGGTACACTTTTCTAAAATGCAGTGTATTTCCCCCTGGGCTTCTAAGCTATACACTAAACatggcttgactttttttttatgattcaatTCTTCATTAAGAGTATAATGTTCCATGATATAATGCCATAATGCCAATGGCAATTactgaaatgcttttaaaattgcTGATTCTATTAGTTCTCAGTGTTAGTTGGTTTCAATTTCTAGCAATATCATATCTTTCTTATTTTGTGGCTCAGGCTCAGTAAATTaacattcttcatttatttattagttctaagttACACCCAATCTGAGTCTATCTTAACATGTAACCCATTGAGTGAAGTTCCTGGATTCTGATATGGTAGtcctcaaatactttttctgtattcttgCCAGTTTCCAGGATTACTGAGGATGTAGGAAATCTGACCTCTAGATAAGTATATTCTTATGttgcatttcttaaatttttaaatgtccaaatttgagtttggacaaattaattaattaagaaattTCAACATTTAAATTAGTACCATATCAGTTTTCTTTGATGATATATACCAACTATAAAGCACCGTGTTGGTTTACTACTTACATAAGTTATTCATAGTGAattgttttccaaattcttttaaaaatgactaggTTTTTGGTATTGATCTTATTTACAACCTGATGTATCTGTTTAGATGCTTAGTCATCTTTAACCCAAACAAAGAAAGAGTATCAGTCAGTCATCCTTGTTCTCAGGTAGGATGATTCTGTGTTGCAAGAGAGTATGTTTCTTTCATAAGTTTAAAAGATATAGCCATATTAGGCTGTAAAAGTGGAAATATACCTAAATAAAGGTCCATTTATTATACCATATAAGTTTATGCAATCGTAagcttcaaatatattttttcaaaatagaacAGGACATTAGACTACATGATCATGCAATTCCAAAATCGGACTGTCCCTAATCAGATGACAGTTGCATAAAAAGTATTCTGTAGAATTGTTGGCCTTCCTTCCTAAGTTGGCTCTGccttttcctgtgtgtgtgtgtgtgtgtgtgtgtgtgcgcaagaaaaaaaattcagtgaaggtTTTTGTGTGCATATTTGTGGCTttggaaacaaattatttaagaaaGACCCTAACGCAGTGGGTGACCTATCTGTGGATTTACTGAACtgttaatataaacatatataaataattaaagtatgtttaaaataaatattgttttaattactgacTCTAGGAATTGTTAATCTCTTACAGAAAGGAGAAACTAAGGTGAAAGAGAATCCCTTCCTGATCTTGTTTCATTATTAGATTATCTTGACGTCTGCCCATCTTCTCATTGGCTGTTGATTCCTGGTAATGTTTCTAGAAACAAGGCCTAGGTCGCTCCCTCTGCATATGATCTCATACACCTTCTAACACCCAAGGCTTGCTGCGTTTCTTCTACAGTTGCTGCAGTTTActtgttaatcattttttttctcactgccaACCCTTTCCATCTGCAACGGAGTGCTCTGTGTCGGCTACAACGGCAAGGAAAGTACTCTGTCTGGTCGTCACACCTAAATTCTTCCTTTGTTTACTGTTCTTTGTCCTTGCCACCTTGTCCTTGCAGTCTGTCCTGGGCTTGGCTCCAGTAATAATGCATCTTGTTCTCTCTAATTTTGCATCTTCTTATAAAGGTGTCACATTTACATTATCTGTCTGCCGTATTGACAAAGGGTTGTCTGTGTTCCACATCCTCGGGGAACCCAGCCACATGCACGCGTGGTCAGTGACTGAACTGGTTATATCTTTCTCATCCTGCCCATCGATCCCTGGCTTCACTGTCCGAGAACCATGCCTGGCATTCTGGCCTCACCCTCCGTTCTGGATCTCTGACAGGCAAGTCTCTGATCTCTCAAGCTTATTCTCAGAACCCCCGGAAAGAGCTGTATCCCTGTCTGTAAAGTTAGGTCAGAGGAAATAACACATCCCTTTATCTATGGCCTCTTCCctgagttttttttccctctgaagtCTGCTTTCCCTTCATGATCCTCCTTCAGCCAACGTTGCATTGTGAGACAAAATCATTGTGCTCATTACCCAGATTGCTTTCATTCTTGTGGAAAAATTCTGTTAAACATTCCTAAATCCTTTATCATTTGGATTATGCacgtaaaaaaaaattctaatattgtaaCACCTTCTAAAATTGAAAGCTATATGgcattattatatataaagatgattaaattcaacatttatatgAGATCAATTCAAAGTTAATGGACACTCTTGGAGTGATCTACAAACTTGATTTAAAATGTGGAGCACCTTTTGTTCATCTATTGGTTGTCCGACTGAGCAGTATGAAGAATATTAGCATAATCAAAATTCACTACCTCCCCAGAACACTCAACTCCAGCTCTGGGTGGGAAAGGAGTCTTTATCACAGCAGTATTCAATCATGCTACCCTGGAAAGCGAGAGTGCGATTTGAGAGTGACCACATCCCGCAACACGATTCCGTTTTTCCCACGTATCAAGAGCAACTGGATATGTGCACAGTGTGCATAGCTCAAGGGGCACCATTTAGAAAATCAGACTCAAGTAGAGAGAAACGTGTATTGACATTCTGAGATAGGGAAGCAGTAAATACAGTGTTGATGATTAGGTATATTGTGGACCAGGTAGTGTTACTTTCAGGTCCTCCTTCTCAGTTTAATTGGATCCCGTGTTTGGAAGGTCTTTTATATTGAGAATTGAAAATGTAAGCTCAAAAATGTCTTGCGGTGGGCCGCCCCGGAGGGCAACCTAAAAAGAAAGGCTGGAATGTATAGGGAAGCCGATTTCCATTCAATGTAAGAAATCACTTGACTCCACTTTGCAAAGCCATACTCAGAATAAGACGAGTCTTCAGACATGCCCTGTGGCAGTTGGTTGGCCCAATAAGTTCCTACACAGCAGTAGACAACCAAAGATTTCTACACGCTCTTTACACATTTCCATCTCACTAGTTTTCTGACATACGGCTGATGACTTCCTCCTTCGATGTATTTAGCATTTTAGGTTCTAAGGAACTTGGTTTCAGTGGCTCTGCATGCTCAAGGTTTCAACAGACCTCCACCCGTTCAGGAGCAGTCTTACTGAAGAgaatttgttcttcttcttctttttttttaatcactcagGAAAAATCTGTAAATGGTGCTGACATTTCTAGTGCACTGCTAATAGGGAGTTTCCCCCCTCTACTGTAGGTGCACATTCTTTCACAGAGAATAGAAACTGAAAGACCAGCACCTAAAATTTTCTCCCGAATTAGTTCCTATTTTGCTGCAAATGTTGCTGTCTAGTTAAATGTAGGGATTCTAGTTAAAGattatatgatttaaaagaacATATCTTAAAAACCTTGATGTGTTTATAAATCAATTCTGTTTGATGGCACTATGATGCTTAATCAAATTTAATACCTAGTTAGGGAATATAATCACGGGATGACAACTATTACACACTTACCAAAAGATAACTCTTCTAAATCCTAGATTCCTATTCAAACTTGAAAATAGCCTTAAAATCTAACACAGCTTCTGACGTGCTAGAGAGAAACCCCTCTAAATGCCAAAACACCCTgacagctgattttttttttcaacttctaaTTCAGTTCTTTCAGGAAGAGAGCTCGaggccttcatttttgaaaagttctACTACTGCTCACACTGAAAGCTTCGCGGCCTCCCAGCATAACTTCCCGCCCCTGGTCCTAGGGAGCTGTGTCCACCAGTATTTGAAACAGTAGCATGTCTCCCCTCTAAAACCGAGGCATCACTTTCCTTCTGTTGAAATGCTTAGCACTTTAAAACCTGCCACAACAGCTGGGGTTACATGTCTTTCCTTGTACCTCAGAAAATCCATCCTAATTCTCTCGCCTCTTTGGTGGGTTGAGCAATGCCGAGCATTGCAGAATCTCTCCGTAATTCAGGCATTTTAGTCCCTGAACCAGCTCTCTAGTTCTTATAAATCCATTCTGAGCTAGACAGAGCCTTGCTGGGTTCTCCGTTTAACCAcccgccccaccaccaccaccaccatcaacatAACTACAAACACCAGTTTTCTGGGAGAGGAATTCTAAAGCCAAATTTTAATAAGTCTTTCAATCATTTGTCATTAGATCGGGTTTTCAGACTCTTAAAAGCACTTCTGATAAAGACCTTAAAAAGtatacaaaaaaacagaaaccaaagcaGTCACATCCTTGGTGGTTAATGGGAGGACGATTAGCTTACTAATCAATAAAGACTAGCTTTAAGGTAATAACGATCCAAGTGTGGAGCTTCACCCATGCCGTTAGTCTGATTGGATACAGCAGGCTATTTCCATGAAACGATGCCATTGTTAAATAATGCTGTGAGCCAGGTACCTTTATTCATCCCATCAACTTGCACAACATTCCCTACCACAGCTATCTAACTAGCTCACCAAATTATGCTTTGGTTCCAAGGGTAACAAGGCTGCTGGGATAATTCAGAGTACAGTTCCCTGAGTATCACATTATGGtgtaaatatttctttacatGTCTGTCTTCCTCATTTAATTGGAAGCTCTTGGGAATAGGGACACTATATTCATCATGTCTGGACCTAGCAATTAGCACAGTGCTTTCATATAATAAGACATCCAGTAAACTGATACTCTGTTGAGCCAATATGTGAAACAAAATAGATTTGTTACAATTATATTGTTATGGAATAGGTCCATTATAACTGTACATCTTGCAACTTATTTTCATGTATAAAGGAAATGGTTTTGATCTACCTTAGGATTTCACATCTTAGAATGCTATCACAttgtattttagttatttatgaatgtatgtgttctttttgtaatatttgagatctttctcaTGTTTAAAGTCTGAGAAAATTGGGATAGGTAATTTACACAACTGCAGCTTTTGTTAGTATATGGAAAAGTTAATAACAAAGCATTTGTTGACCGCGAGATTGCATTACACAGTGCACTGTCCACCTCGGGAGAACGTGTACAGTTGCATAATGTATGTATAGTTCTTGAAAGTAAAATTATAGATTCAAAGTCACTTATCCACCTGATTTTTTCAGTGCTTAGGGACTATTTGTTGTCAgtgaattttaattataatatctaATTCTGTGTTTCCTTTCAAAGATGATCATATATAAGACAATGACTGCAAATTCCCTTAGCGGACGTGCAACCCACTTTCGTCCCCCATTAAAGCCTAGTAGTCTCAGTGACATTTTCCGCACTCGGGGAAGCTAGAGCTCCAAGCTACCAGGCATTGCGTAcacaaataattttcttcatttccctatTAGTGGAATGTGGGCTTTTGCCATATgctttgagaaataaaatcagCATTTTTGCAGGTCCGTGTGAACCATATTAACATGTAGTGAAACATTTCaattctgtaaaataataatttattaaaatgtatctcAGAAAAACACATTCTGTGTGTATTTATTGTTATTGGAGATAAAAGCGGTAGACACAGGTGGGTGCTGAGGTTCTCATTTTCttgccacctccctcccccagatGCCCTGAGTGCTCTGATGAGTCTCAGGATTCCAGAGTGTGGTGGAGGAAGTTTGGGGGGAGGGCCCGAAGGGGCCTCTGTAGCC encodes the following:
- the KBTBD3 gene encoding kelch repeat and BTB domain-containing protein 3 — its product is MDNSYHFNQRNSCNGLPSEKKNNFLVSEDHGQKILSVLQNFREQNVFYDFQIIMKDEIIPCHRCVLAACSDFFRAMFEVNMRERDGGSVTITNLSSKAVKAFLDYAYTGKTQITDDNVEMFFQLSSFLQVSFLAKACSDFLIKSINLVNCLQLLSMSDSYGSPRLFDHALYFVQNHFSLLFKSSDFLEMNFGVLQKCLESDELNVPEEETVLKVVLSWTKHNLESRQKHLPYLIKKVRLHQLSEETLQDCLLNEECLLKSTNCFDMVMDAVKCVQGSGGLFPDARPSTTEKYIFVHKTEENGGDQYTFCYNINSDSWKVLPQSHLIDLPGSSLSSYGEKIFLTGGCKGPCCRTVRLHIAESYHDATDQTWCYCPVKNDFFLVSTMKAPRTMHTSVLALNRLFVIGGKTRGSQDIKSLLDVESYNPLSKEWLSVSPLPRGIYYPEASACQNVIYVLGSEVEITDAFNPSLDCFFKYNATTDQWSELVAEFGQFFHATLIKAVPVNCTLYICDLSTYKVYSFCPDTCVWKGEGSFECAGFNAGAVGIEDKIYILGGDYAPDEITDEVQVYHSSRSEWEEVSPMPRALTEFYCQVIRFNKYRDPWFSNHF